Genomic segment of Candidatus Bathyarchaeia archaeon:
AACAAAGCCTAAAACACAAACAGAAAAGCAAGGCTTCTACCGCAAAAAAATTTTTCAGCACTCATACTAACCCTCCTCTGCCCACCTCTTTACATTTGTAAACGTATCTCGATTGGGAATACGTCTCGAAGAAAAATATAGAAGTTATTTCAATAACGCCTAATACACCGTGTGTCAAAGGATATAGTCAGAGAGAAAGGAGACCACACCCCACATGGAAAACGAAACAGACGAAACCCGACGCATAGCCTACAAAGACGGCTACAACGAAGGCTACAAACGAGGATACGAAAAAGGATATGAAGAAGGCGTAGAAAAAAGCAAACGCAAACACGCATGCACACAAGTGCAGTTTTTAAGAATCGCATGCGAATGTGGCACAGCCAACTTCCACCCAGTCTTTGAGAACAAGCTGGTCATAAACGAAGACGAAGAACGCCGATGTTACGGCTGCGGAAAAATCATATCAAGAGACGACATATTAAACTACTACAGCCGACTACAATCCAACAGAACCTAGATCCCCACGAAATCGTCAGCCTAAGCTTTTGACATCATTCAGCACTAATACATAGCTATGCGGCTAGTTTTCGCATCACCAGCTTCGCCTAAACAGTCATGGGACAAAAGAAGTTTAATATACCACAATATTCATTCATAGACGCCACAAGAACGGAGAAAACCAGCATTGTCAGTTTGGCACGGAGACTTGCACAAGAAGAAACCTTCAGGCGGAAGAAAAAAGGCATACAGAACGAAACGTCGCTACGAGAAGGGCGCGTTTCCAACTGAAACCACGTTAGGCGAACCCAAGCAAAAAACAGTTCGCAGACACGGAGGCAACACCAAAATAAGGTTGCCAAGCGCCAATCAAGTCAACGTCTCAGATCCATCATCGGGAAAGACACAGAAAGTGGAGATTCAACGCGTCATACGCAACCCTGCCAACGTTGACTACAACCGCAGAGGCGTCATCACCAAAGGCACAATCATCGAGACCCAACTTGGACCAGCACGCGTCACTTCAAGACCAGGACAAGACGGATCAGTGAACGCTATTCTGGTGCCCAAGGAAGAATGAAGTCGGAATAATCATCAGCTAGTTTCTCGGATCTTGCGAAAGCGAAGTCTTTTTTGAACAGCGTCGCCAGTGAGTTCGCGAAGTGCATCTGAAGCAATCCATTTCGCAGCTTTTGAGTCGATCTTGTGTATGTCGCGGGCAGTTTCGATTGCAGCTTTATTCAGGTTGCTGTTGCGTTTGCCTATTTGTCTAAGAGTCCAGTTGATTGCCTTCTTAACGTAGTTTCTCTCGTCAGCAGATTCCCGCCTTATTACAGGTAGAAACTTCAGGAATGCTTCGTCCCTAGCTTTCTTGTCATGAACTAATAATGTGGCCATTATGACGAAGCCTGCCCTCTTGACGTATTCCTCTGGCCTGCTGCTCCATTCAACTGCTTTTCGATAGGCAAACTTGGTCTTGCTGAAAAGAGTGCCGCAGCATCCGTCGCAGATGCCCCGCGAGTAAGTCTCTGACCCATTGCTCCAACTGCTTTTTACTGACCATTTCTGGATCATCGGTCATGCAAGCGATGATTCTGGCTTCATGAATACCTGACGCCCACAATGTCTGAGCGAGAACATGGGT
This window contains:
- a CDS encoding 30S ribosomal protein S8e encodes the protein MSVWHGDLHKKKPSGGRKKAYRTKRRYEKGAFPTETTLGEPKQKTVRRHGGNTKIRLPSANQVNVSDPSSGKTQKVEIQRVIRNPANVDYNRRGVITKGTIIETQLGPARVTSRPGQDGSVNAILVPKEE
- a CDS encoding DNA alkylation repair protein, giving the protein MIQKWSVKSSWSNGSETYSRGICDGCCGTLFSKTKFAYRKAVEWSSRPEEYVKRAGFVIMATLLVHDKKARDEAFLKFLPVIRRESADERNYVKKAINWTLRQIGKRNSNLNKAAIETARDIHKIDSKAAKWIASDALRELTGDAVQKRLRFRKIRETS